A window of Candidatus Desulfatibia profunda genomic DNA:
CTTTCTGAGAGACGTCAGCGCCCAAAAGAAGCTGGAAGCCCAATTCATGCACGCCCAAAAAATGGAGGCCGTAGGCATCCTTGCGGGAGGTATAGCTCATGATTTCAATAACCTTCTTCAGGCCATCCTGGGTTTTACGCAGCTTGCCCTGGCGGATTGCAGCCGCGATGACCCCAAGTTTGACCACCTGGAAGCGATCGAAAAAGCCGGCCTCAAGTCGGCCGAACTCATCCGGCAGCTCTTGACCTTCAGCCGCAAGATCGAAAGCCATTTGCGGCCCCTCGACCTCAATCATTTTGTGCGGCAGATCAAAGAAATCTTATTTAGAACCATTCCGAAAATGATCGCTATTGAACTGCATCTCGACGATAACATCAAAACGGTCAATGCCGACCCCGGGCAAATTGAACAAATGCTGATCAATCTTGCCGTAAATGCCCGCGACGCCATGCCGGAAGGGGGCAAATTGATCATCGAAACCGCAAACGTCACGCTGGACAGGGACTATTGCCGCATCCACCTGGGAGCCGAACCCGGCGAACATGTCCTTTTGAAAGTTACGGACAGCGGCCATGGCATGGATAAAGATATACTTGAACACATTTTTGAGCCGTTCTATACCACCAAAGCATTGGGAGAGGGGACGGGTCTGGGTCTCTCCACAGTATACGGCATTGTAAAGAGCCATGGCGGTTATATCACCTGCAACAGTGAACCCGGGAAAGGGACCACCTTCAAGATATACATCCTTGTTTCCCAAGCGTCATTGCAATCCAACGATGTTGAGGATATTAAAGAAAACGACGTGCGAGGCGGTACGGAAACCATCTTGATCGTGGATGACGAAGAGTCGCTCAGAACTTTAGGGGAACAGATATTGAAACGATCCGGATATACCGTATTAACCGCTTCAAACGGTGAGGATGCTCTAGCACTGTACGTACAAAAAAAGGATCAGATCGACCTGGTCTTGCTCGATTTAATCATGCCGGGTATAGACGGCCGAAGGTGTCTTGAAGAGATTCTGCAAATAAACCCCGCTGCCAAAGTTGCAATTGCTAGCGGTTATTCCATCAATAGCCCGAGCAGAAAAGCCGCTCTAGACAGAGCCAAAGGATTTATCAACAAACCTTTTGGTGTCAAAGAGATGCTCAAGATTGTCCGCGAGATTCTGGATAATTAAAAGCCCCTGCCGAAGCGCCGGCAGGGGCAGAGTCAAGAGTTCGGGATTCGGGGTTTACCGATTGCTGAAGGATTTGTTCAGGGGACGGTGAGAGAATTGTTTCGATCCGCCGGCGTAGTCGGCCACCACCTGGCCGCTGCCCTTTAACTTCCACTTGTAGATCACCAGGCCTTCGAGGCCGACCGGACCCCGGGCGTGGATCTTGCTGGTGCTGATGCCGACCTCGGCCCCGAGGCCGTAACGGAAACCGTCGGAAAATCGCGTGCTGCAGTTCCAGAAAACGTTGCCCGAATCGCACAAATCCATGAATATGGTGGCCGAATCGGGGTTGCCGGTCACAATGGCGTCCGTGTGCCTGGACCCGTAAGTGTTGATGTGGTCGATGGCCTCGGAAAGGCTGTTGACGACTTTGACCGACAGGATCGTGTCCAGGTATTCCGTTTTCCAGTCTTCTTCAACAGCCTCGACAACATCGATGAACGAGCGGGTCTTTTGGCAGCCCCGAATTTCCACATTATGCCGTTCAAGGGCCTGCTGCAGGCCGGGGAGAAAATCCGCGGCCACGGCCGCGTGAACCAGCAGCGTTTCCATAGCATTGCAAACCGCCACATACTGACACTTGGCGTCAAGAGCAATCCGTGTTGCCATATCAAGGTCGGCATCGGCGTCCACGTAAACATGGCAGATCCCGTCGGCGTGACCCAAAACCGGTATTCTGGAATGGTCCATGATGTAGCGCACGAATTCATTCGAGCCGCGGGGAATGATCAGATCGATGAACTCGTCAAGCTTCAGCATGTTATTGACATCTTCCCGCCGCTCCAGCAGTTGGAGCCAGCCTGGGGGAATACCGGCTGCTTGGGAGGCCTCGCCAATGACCGATGCCAGGATGCGATTGGTGTTGGCCGCTTCCGAGCCGCCCTTAAGCAGAACGGCATTGCCGCTCTTTAAACACAGGGTCGAAATCTGCACCAGGGCGTCAGGCCGCGATTCGAAAATCAAGCCGATGACGCCAATGGGACAGCTCACCTTGTAGAGCTCGAGGTCTTTGTCCAACTCGGTGGCCGACAGCGTGGCGCCGACCGGATCAGGGAGTTTAAGCAGGCTGTTGATGCCGGCAACCACCTCGGCAATCTTTTTTTCGTCGAATTTTAGCCGCTTGAGCAATGGTGCCGCCAGGTCGTTCTCCTTGCTGACCCTTAAATCCTCCCGGTTTGCCGCAAAAATAGCATCGCGATGGGTCTCCAATGCCGCAGCGATGGCATTTAGGGCTTTATGTTTCACTTTTGTTTCAGCGGCGGCCAAATGGATCGATGCCGTTTTTGCCGTTTGGGCTGTTTGTCGAATACCCATTGAAAGATCTCCTGATTTCGTAATCTAAATAATAGTAAATTATTAAAGCACGCCCGGTGGCATCGGTGCAATCTTTTCTCCCCCTAGAACATAACCGCCGTCCAGCCGCAAAACACTCCCGGTCATAAACGGGGCATCTTTGATGATGAAAAGTACTGTCTTTACGACGTCCTTGACAGTACCGATCCTCTCCAGCAAAGTGTGATCGATCAACGCTTGTTTCTGATCGTCGGAGAGCAGTTCCCAGCCTCTGGTATCGGGACCATGCCGGGTTTCAACAAAGCCCAGCATGATTTCGTTCACGCGAACCTGGGGCGCTCCCATCCGGGCCCACGTTTCCGTCAACAGCGAGATCCCCCGGTTCACGGCGCCATAACCGTCATTGAATATATAACCGGCCGGGCCCGAACGTCCAACAATGCCGGCTATAGAGGAAAAATTAATAATCACACCGTCACCGGAGGCCTTGAGATAAGGGAGGGCTGAATCAAATATCCAGCGTTTGGCGCGCAGGGTGGTTTCCATCTCAAGGTCCCACTGTTCCTGAGTGTACGGTCCGTGAACCACCGGCCAGCCGCCCCGCTCGATGTTATTGATCAGAATATCCAGGCGACCGAAGTGTTCCACGACCTTTTGGACAAGCCCCGGTATTTTATCGATTTCAAGCAGATTTGTTCGGATAATCAGGTGCTCATGGCCGGTTGCGGCAAAGTCCTGTTTCAACTCCGCCAGGCTTTCTTCCCAGTCAAAATAGTTTAAAGCGACCTTGGCGCCTTCCTCGGCCAGAGCCAGCCCGATCCCTTTTCCGATCCCTTTTATCGCCCCCAGCACCAGCGCCACTTTGTCTTTGATTTTCATAATTCAATATGTTCCGGGTTACGAGTTTCGAGTTGCGGGTTAATCATCATGGACGATCGGCTCAAGTATCAAAAATCAAGTTTCGAGTTGCAAGTTTGCAAAAGGGGTGTCCTTTATCCATTGAAGCCCGATTCGCAGCAGGGCTTCATCCCCATGCTTTGCGGCCTCCAACATGTCGGCATCCAGTTCATGTTCTTTTAAATTTTCTTTTTCAAAAATGTAGGCTCTGAATTTGTCCAGATCGTAACAGGCCATGTGAAAGGCAAGACTCGCCTTGATATCCAGCCGGCCAGGTTTCAGGCGATTCTTGAGGCTGATAATTTCCATCATCATATCGTTCATCTGATTGTAAATGGTAAGTTCCTGGCTCTCTACCCATTCTGCAACGGTCTGGCTTTGATCCTGGCAAAACCCCAGGCAATGCGGCTCTTGCAGCAGCATGTATTGCTCCTGCATGCGGCCGGTTTCCCGCGACCGGGATAAAACCCGCATCAGCGGATACGCCCGGCAGGATGAGGGGCGATCCTGGTAAACACTGCATCCTGTCTGGGTCACAAACGGGCATTTTAGTTCCCGAGAATGATCGGCTTTGAACGTAATGATCGGGAGTCCGGATTCTGGACCGGTATGCTGTCTGGTGTAACGCTCCAAAAAAAGACCGGAGGGCAGGTCCAGACGGTTTTTCAGACGCAGAATATCATATGGGGTCAGATACTGGTTTAAATCCCGGCAGCATTCATTAAAACAGGACACCCGCTCTGAGCACGCAAATCTGAAGGTGTCGCTCAGCGAAAGCGGGGTCATGTTATCACCATTATCCATAGACATCTACCCTTAGTGCTCTAATTCGTAAATATGGTGACGTATTTTATGGTAGGCCACCACATTCAAAGGGGCCAAGGATCATAAAAGTGACTAAAGTTTGAAGTGAGCTAAAGTTGTGGAATCCGCCTGCGGCGAAGCCAATTTTAAAAATGATAGAATTCATTAACTTTAGGCACTTTAGATCACTTTAGGCACTTTAAACTTTGAAATTAAATGGATAAACTAGATATTATACGTAATCGTATTTAAGAATACGTACACTTAATATCTTGTATCTTGTATCATTCACTCCCATGTCAACACCTAAATGCATCCGTGCTGAAAACCGTCCCTGCCGTTTCGAAGTTGCCCCTGATAACGCTTGATTTAAACCGCAGCCGTCTTTCATGCTATACGGGATTCATATCCTGAATTTTTTGAAGAACATGAACGCATTTCAGCACCACATATAGTGCTGGTTAAAAAACGGCCATCCAGATATCGACATGGGCAGCCTGGGGTTTTAAGGCTTTATTTTTTAACAATTTAGTTTGCCCAAAAGTTCTTGACAAGCATAATGTTAATTGGTATTGATTTGCTTTGATTTTCGACCATGATCTATCTTCTTGATATTAAAGTATATTTTCATGCCGGGCCCTTGTATTTATATCACGGTGTTCCGTGATTTGGATGAAATAGGAAAGACGTTTTTCGTTGATTATTTAAAAAGGCGGCCAAAAAGTAGTTTTTCGGGCCAAAAGTATGAAGGGAGGTGCCAAAAGCTTAATAACTGTACCAAAAGATTATCAGAGGTTGAAATATTGAACTTTTAAGCAAAATCAGGAGGTATCGTAAATGCCAAGTTTTGTAATTACTGAAAAATGCGATGGCTGCAAAGGCGGAGACAAAACCGCCTGCATGTACATTTGTCCTAACGACCTGATGGTTCTGGAGCCCAATGAAATGAAGGCCTACAACCAGGAACCGGATCAGTGTTGGGAATGTTTTTCATGTGTCAAGATCTGCCCCACCCAGGCAATCGAGGTAAGAGGTTATGCCGATTTTGTGCCGCTGGGAAGCAGCATTGTGCCGATGCTGGGAACCGAGGATGTTATGTGGACCTGCAAATTCAGAAACGGGACCATCAAGCGCTTCAAGTTCCCCATCCGGACAACCCCGGAAGGCGGCGCCAACGCTTACAAGGATATGAAAGGCAAAGACCTTGACAGCGAACTGCTTTGCACCGAAGAGGCTGACGGTTGCAAACTTCCGAAACCGCTGGCAACCGTCTAAGCGGGCGCTGGCTTTTTACAGATCCAAAAAAAACGATCAATTTAGAAAATAGTTAAGGAGGACATAATATGGCATTACCGAATAAACCTTTAGGTGAAACCAAAGCCGTCAGGGATCCGGCAGTAGAAGAGCGCGAAGTTGATATTCTGATCGTTGGCGGTGGCATGGCTGCCACCGGAACGGCTTTTGAGATCAAGAAATGGGCGCCCGACAAGAAAATCCTGCTGGTGGACAAAGCCGCCCTGGAGCGCAGCGGCGCGGTGGCTCAAGGTCTTTCCGCCATCAACACCTATATTGGAAGCGCACAGGGTGATAATACCCCGGATGACTATGTTCGCATGGTGCGCAACGACCTGATGGGTATCGTGCGTGAAGACCTTATTTTCGACCTGGGTTGCCATGTAGACGACTCGGTCTATCTGTTCGAGGAATGGGGTCTGCCGATCTGGAAACTGTCCGAGGACGGCAAGAAGATGGACGGTAAACGGGGTATGAAGATGGGGACCTTGAAGAGTGGGGCCAAACCTGTCCGTACCGGCAAGTGGCAGATCATGATCAACGGCGAGTCCTACAAGCGGATCGTGTCCGAAGCCGCCAAACTGGCCCTTGGAGTAGAAAACATCCTGGAGCGCGTTTTTATCGTTGAGCTGCTGCTGGACGCCAATGAAGAAAACCGCATCGCCGGTGCGGTCGGCTTCTCCGTGCGTGAAAACAAGGTATACATCATCAAATGCAACACCATGATGGTCGCCTGCGGCGGCGCCGTCAATATTTATCAGCCCCGCAGCGTCGGTGAAGGTAAGGGACGGGCCTGGTATCCGATCTGGAACGCCGGTTCCACCTATACCATGTGCATGAAGGTCGGCGCCGAGCTGACCATGATGGAAAACCGTTTCACCCCGTCGCGTTACAAAGACGGTTACGGTCCAGTGGGGGCCTGGTTCTTGCTGTTCAAGGCCAAAACCCTCAACGGTCTGGGCGAGCTGTATGTCGCCAGCGACGCGGCCAAAAAAGAGCTTCAGAAATACGCCCCGTACGGCACCGCCGCCATTACCCCGACCTGCCTGCGGAACCACCTGATGATCTTTGAGATGAAGGAAGGCCGCGGCCCCATCATGATGGATACGGTCACGGCACTGAAGGAACTGGGCGCCAAGGTCGACAAAAAAGAGTTCAAGGCGCTGGAATCCGAGGCCTGGGAAAACTTCCTCGATATGACCTGCGGACAGGCCAACCTGTGGTGCGGCACCAACACGGAGCCGGACAAGAAGAACTCCGAAGTTATGCCTACCGAGCCTTACCTGTTGGGATCCCATTCCGGCTGCTGCGGCCTGTGGGTTTCCGGACCCGATTTCGACTGGGTGCCCGAAGCCTACAAGATCCGCTACAAAAGCAAAGTTTACAACCGCATGACCACGGTGAACGGTCTGTTTTCCTCCGGTGACGGCGTCGGTGCCTCCGGTCACAAGTTCTCTTCCGGTTCCCATGCCGAAGGCCGCCAGGCTGCCAAGTCCATGGCCCGGTTCGTGCGCGACAATGCCGACTTCAAGCCGACCCTGAAACAGTCCAAAGAAGAACTGGTCGACCTGGTTTACAAGCCGGTGAGACTGTTCCTGGAGCATTGCAAGTATACCACCGCCATCAATATCAACCCCAACTACCTCAAACCCGACGGGATGACTTACCGGCTCATGAAAGCCACCCATGAGTACGGCGCCGGTACGGCCACCTATTACATGACCAGCAACAAGAGCCTGGAAATCGTGATGGATATGCTCCAGCTTATGCATGAGGACTGCGAAAAGCTGGCGGCCGGCGACCTGCACGAGCTGATGCGGGCCTGGGAAATCGAACATCGTATCTGGACGGTCGAGTCTCACCTGCGCCACATTCAGTTCCGCAAAGAAACCCGTTATCCCGGCTTCTACTATCAGGCCGACTTTCCGGGAGTAGACGACAAGAACTGGTTCTGCTTTGTCAACTCCAAGTTCGATCCCAAAAACAAAACCTGGGATATTTTCAAGAAGGAATACATCAAGATCATCCCGGATTAATTATGGATCGGATATAATCTAAATCGGTTACGCCTCCAGGCGTCATTAGGACGCCTGGAGGTTTTTATTAAATAAAGGTGGCTAAAAAAATCACAGTCGGCCTTTGGGCGGTTTCTTCAAGGCTTTTAGCATTGTGTCCGGATGCTCAAGGGTTTTATGACGGCCAAACCATAAAACGTTTAAGCATGGGGACATTGTTTGTCAGGGATATCGCCTGAAGGAATCTGCTGATAATATAAATTAAAGTAAACGGTTATTCATCTATTAGAAACTTTGAATGCACGGAGGGATAGCATGACAGAAGACAAAGCAGCTCCTGCGAACGGAAGCATTTTGGTAGTTGGAGGAGGGATTAGCGGGCTGACCACGGCCCTCGAAGCCGCCGAAGTGGGGTATGACGTGTTTTTGGTCGAAAAAAATCCTTACTTGGGCGGGCGAGTGGCCCAGCTAAATCAATATTTTCCCAAGCTATGCCCTCCATCTTGCGGACTGGAGATCAATTTCCGGAGAATCAAGGATAATCCGAAAATAAAGGTTCTTACCCAGGGAAAAGTCGAAAAGGTCGACGGAACTCCCGGCAACTATGACGTTACCATATCTTTAAGCCCGAGGTATGTGAACGAAAACTGTACGGCCTGCAATGATTGCGTCGATGCCTGTCCGGTGGAAAGGGACAATGAA
This region includes:
- a CDS encoding adenylyl-sulfate reductase subunit alpha yields the protein MALPNKPLGETKAVRDPAVEEREVDILIVGGGMAATGTAFEIKKWAPDKKILLVDKAALERSGAVAQGLSAINTYIGSAQGDNTPDDYVRMVRNDLMGIVREDLIFDLGCHVDDSVYLFEEWGLPIWKLSEDGKKMDGKRGMKMGTLKSGAKPVRTGKWQIMINGESYKRIVSEAAKLALGVENILERVFIVELLLDANEENRIAGAVGFSVRENKVYIIKCNTMMVACGGAVNIYQPRSVGEGKGRAWYPIWNAGSTYTMCMKVGAELTMMENRFTPSRYKDGYGPVGAWFLLFKAKTLNGLGELYVASDAAKKELQKYAPYGTAAITPTCLRNHLMIFEMKEGRGPIMMDTVTALKELGAKVDKKEFKALESEAWENFLDMTCGQANLWCGTNTEPDKKNSEVMPTEPYLLGSHSGCCGLWVSGPDFDWVPEAYKIRYKSKVYNRMTTVNGLFSSGDGVGASGHKFSSGSHAEGRQAAKSMARFVRDNADFKPTLKQSKEELVDLVYKPVRLFLEHCKYTTAININPNYLKPDGMTYRLMKATHEYGAGTATYYMTSNKSLEIVMDMLQLMHEDCEKLAAGDLHELMRAWEIEHRIWTVESHLRHIQFRKETRYPGFYYQADFPGVDDKNWFCFVNSKFDPKNKTWDIFKKEYIKIIPD
- a CDS encoding SDR family oxidoreductase — encoded protein: MKIKDKVALVLGAIKGIGKGIGLALAEEGAKVALNYFDWEESLAELKQDFAATGHEHLIIRTNLLEIDKIPGLVQKVVEHFGRLDILINNIERGGWPVVHGPYTQEQWDLEMETTLRAKRWIFDSALPYLKASGDGVIINFSSIAGIVGRSGPAGYIFNDGYGAVNRGISLLTETWARMGAPQVRVNEIMLGFVETRHGPDTRGWELLSDDQKQALIDHTLLERIGTVKDVVKTVLFIIKDAPFMTGSVLRLDGGYVLGGEKIAPMPPGVL
- a CDS encoding glutamate-5-semialdehyde dehydrogenase; protein product: MGIRQTAQTAKTASIHLAAAETKVKHKALNAIAAALETHRDAIFAANREDLRVSKENDLAAPLLKRLKFDEKKIAEVVAGINSLLKLPDPVGATLSATELDKDLELYKVSCPIGVIGLIFESRPDALVQISTLCLKSGNAVLLKGGSEAANTNRILASVIGEASQAAGIPPGWLQLLERREDVNNMLKLDEFIDLIIPRGSNEFVRYIMDHSRIPVLGHADGICHVYVDADADLDMATRIALDAKCQYVAVCNAMETLLVHAAVAADFLPGLQQALERHNVEIRGCQKTRSFIDVVEAVEEDWKTEYLDTILSVKVVNSLSEAIDHINTYGSRHTDAIVTGNPDSATIFMDLCDSGNVFWNCSTRFSDGFRYGLGAEVGISTSKIHARGPVGLEGLVIYKWKLKGSGQVVADYAGGSKQFSHRPLNKSFSNR
- the aprB gene encoding adenylyl-sulfate reductase subunit beta; this encodes MPSFVITEKCDGCKGGDKTACMYICPNDLMVLEPNEMKAYNQEPDQCWECFSCVKICPTQAIEVRGYADFVPLGSSIVPMLGTEDVMWTCKFRNGTIKRFKFPIRTTPEGGANAYKDMKGKDLDSELLCTEEADGCKLPKPLATV
- a CDS encoding YkgJ family cysteine cluster protein; the encoded protein is MDNGDNMTPLSLSDTFRFACSERVSCFNECCRDLNQYLTPYDILRLKNRLDLPSGLFLERYTRQHTGPESGLPIITFKADHSRELKCPFVTQTGCSVYQDRPSSCRAYPLMRVLSRSRETGRMQEQYMLLQEPHCLGFCQDQSQTVAEWVESQELTIYNQMNDMMMEIISLKNRLKPGRLDIKASLAFHMACYDLDKFRAYIFEKENLKEHELDADMLEAAKHGDEALLRIGLQWIKDTPFANLQLET